The bacterium region CTTTGCCTGGTATTTCTTCATCGCCCACAAGGTGTTCTTTGGTGAGGCCTCGCCCCGGGTGAACCAGGCCCTTAAACTGCCCATGAACACCAAGGTCATTTTGATAGTGCTTATGGTGCTGACCGTGATCGCCCCGCTGGTGGGGCTGCCGCTGGTGAAGCTGATCCGGTAAAACCCCTCCCTAACCCTCCCCTGGCAGGAGAGGGGATGGTATTGAGTAATTCGTAATCAATAATTCGTAATTTCAGATAAACATATGAGCCTTCAATTCATCATACTCCTTTCCATGGGCTGGCTGCTGGCCGGCGCGGCCGTGACCCTGGCCATGCCCTACTCCCGGCGCACCATCGGCTGGGTCTCGCTCTTCTTCCAGACCCTGGCGGCGGGCGGGTTCGGCTACGTGGCCGTCCAGGTGCTGGCCAACGGGACCTTCAGCCTGGACAAGCCGCTGTTCTCGGTGGCGGGGCTGGGGGCGGCCTTCCTGCTTAAGGTGGACGCGCTGTCGGCCATATTCCTGCTGGCCATCACCATCGTCTCCTGGGCGGCCGGGCTGTACTCGGTGCAGTACATCAAGCACTACAAGGAATCGCTGGCCCGCTACTACCCGCTGTTCCTGCTGTTCCTATTGGGGATGTACGGGGTGGTGGTGGTGCGCGACCTGTTCTTCTTCATCGTCTTCTGGGAATTCATGACCCTGACCTCTTATGGATTAGTGGTCTTTGAATGGGGCAACAGGCAAAGCGTCAACGCCGGCTTCAAGTATTTCCTGATGACCCACATCGGCACCGCCGGCATCATCATCGCCGCCAACACGCTGTACCACTATTCGCAGTCCTTCGACTTTGAGGCCCTGCGCCCGGTGATGGCCCTTTTAAGCACCGAGAACCCAGCCCTGCTGCACACAATCTTATTATTGTTCTTCGTGGGCTTCGCCACCAAGGCCGGCGTCTTTCCCTTCGGCGACTGGCTGCCCGACGCCCACCCGGCGGCCCCGGCCCCGGTCAGCGCCATCCTTTCCGGGGTGATGATCAAGATGGGAATCTACGGGATCCTGCGGGTCTTTTTGGGGATGCTGCCGGTTTCGGAGTTCTCCCATACCTGGGGCTACATCTTCGTGATCTTCGGCACGGTCTCGCTGTTCATCGGCACCATGACCGCCATGTTCCAGCACGACGCCAAACGGGTGCTGGCCTTCCATTCCATCGGCCAGAACGGTTACATCATGCTGGCTCTGGGAGCCGGGCTGATGCTGACCCGGATCTCTCCGGCTTTGGCGGCC contains the following coding sequences:
- a CDS encoding proton-conducting transporter membrane subunit, with amino-acid sequence MSLQFIILLSMGWLLAGAAVTLAMPYSRRTIGWVSLFFQTLAAGGFGYVAVQVLANGTFSLDKPLFSVAGLGAAFLLKVDALSAIFLLAITIVSWAAGLYSVQYIKHYKESLARYYPLFLLFLLGMYGVVVVRDLFFFIVFWEFMTLTSYGLVVFEWGNRQSVNAGFKYFLMTHIGTAGIIIAANTLYHYSQSFDFEALRPVMALLSTENPALLHTILLLFFVGFATKAGVFPFGDWLPDAHPAAPAPVSAILSGVMIKMGIYGILRVFLGMLPVSEFSHTWGYIFVIFGTVSLFIGTMTAMFQHDAKRVLAFHSIGQNGYIMLALGAGLMLTRISPALAAIAIVAGLFHLINHAAFKSLLFLTAGSLQYKTGHRDLDKMGGLAKYMPWTAAVALIAAMGISGIPPFNGFASKWLIYQSTINAGFNTPILLLCGLIALFTSLLTLASVMIKYIGLAFLGQRLPNNDQVNSDVPRSMIWAQAILAAVVILEGVLAGFIVRGLYTAASGLLTPDYWPQFSSLFHTVNLGLRLNFGEGLVGFYNPLFLLIILTGLALIAVLFWWSGGAKRRVVSELWYSGERQSPASVRYSSYSYFKTFKQNFNIRIGKYTQEGVYPKWPTIKFKRPFKIKYLLDVDSWLYRPLAFLGHKALEIFAGTHSGFPQWYLLWMVIGAAAAMLVMFLVR